In Amphiura filiformis chromosome 2, Afil_fr2py, whole genome shotgun sequence, one DNA window encodes the following:
- the LOC140139850 gene encoding microfibril-associated glycoprotein 4-like translates to MADISLLVNSESYDNQDTVNDFLEGDSFDFLCVVSSGLHTATVSWTINGVTTDGVSTTRVLNASSIATCLIVNFAGAATKQVNLPEPAEPQDCYEILTTHGRNTSGIYWIYPIVNGSTAPTRMQVWCDMDTDGLGWTVFQRRVDGSEDFYRDWADYKAGFGDPAVEYWLGNDNIYALVNNGKTYQLRLDLFDGSEWAYDLYASFVISDEADNYKLTLGADIGGGAGDSLTYHDGHPFTTRDVDNDLYVENCAVTYKGAWWYDWCHRSNLNGLYLNGSHSTVGIGINYSSWKGLYYSLIAAEMKARPAAP, encoded by the exons ATGGCTGACATAAGTCTGTTGGTTAACTCTGAATCGTACGATAACCAAGATACTGTCAACGATTTCTTGGAAGGGGACTCGTTTGATTTTTTATGCGTGGTCTCAAGTGGTCTGCATACTGCTACTGTGTCATGGACTATAAATGGCGTCACAACTGATGGAGTTTCCACCACCCGGGTTCTTAATGCAAGCTCGATAGCAACGTGtttaattgttaattttgcaGGTGCTGCTACAAAACAGGTTAACCTGCCGGAACCTGCAG AACCTCAGGATTGTTATGAGATCTTGACCACACACGGAAGAAACACGAGTGGTATTTACTGGATCTATCCCATTGTAAACGGCAGCACTGCACCAACACGTATGCAAGTATGGTGTGACATGGATACAGATGGTTTAGGCTGGACT GTGTTTCAGAGGCGTGTCGATGGTTCAGAAGACTTTTACCGTGACTGGGCAGATTATAAGGCAGGATTTGGTGACCCTGCAGTAGAATATTGGCTTGGTAATGATAACATCTATGCCCTGGTTAACAATGGTAAAACATACCAGTTAAGATTAGACTTATTTGACGGCTCGGAGTGGGCGTATGACTTGTATGCGTCATTTGTCATCAGTGACGAGGCGGATAATTACAAATTGACGCTTGGAGCTGATATTGGGGGAGGAG CGGGCGATTCATTAACTTATCATGATGGCCATCCATTTACAACACGTGACGTAGATAATGATCTTTATGTGGAAAATTGTGCCGTCACATACAAAGGTGCTTGGTGGTACGATTGGTGTCATCGGTCAAATTTAAATGGGCTCTATCTTAATGGATCTCATTCTACTGTAGGTATCGGTATTAACTATTCGTCATGGAAGGGTCTATATTATTCATTAATTGCTGCCGAGATGAAAGCGCGCCCCGCAGCACCTTAA
- the LOC140139866 gene encoding uncharacterized protein: protein MPPLSYCREELMQLKPKTGTRVPTDVYKTIRELDICSVKPTKRGHRSFLKQQQPISTVISNRRVSTGLSTERGVNFSNLKTFQNHDLAPTKLNVCLWNVQSLRNKDVLFTDYILEHDIDVMLVTESWLKPDEHVVIGQCTPPGYEFLHIPRPAGAGYGGIAVVFKTQLNICLRSNQLQTTYFESACLTDSSCQLNLVVIYRPPPSSVNHFKISDFLNEFDSFLDDIVLLPGKLLLAGDMNVHWDEQQKPDVRQYINIISSANLVQHINLPTHRSGHILDHVLTYKDDNLFVDYEVHENIITWHHCVNFKLNLKKPAPKRITKSFRNYKNIDSDQFSTALSDQLNPVPESNVNELLNWYCSVSSDVLEKFAPAEIRTRTVRNHQPWYDDEVHATRRERHRAERKWRHTRSEDDRDKYVSANKAVSDSITKAKKSYYADKLADANTKTVFQVVN, encoded by the coding sequence ATGCCACCTCTAAGCTACTGTAGAGAAGAACTTATGCAGTTAAAGCCTAAAACTGGGACAAGAGTACCAACTGATGTGTACAAAACTATCAGAGAACTTGATATTTGCAGTGTAAAACCAACTAAAAGAGGTCACCGCTCCTTTTTGAAACAACAACAGCCCATTTCTACTGTTATAAGTAACAGACGAGTATCCACCGGGCTCTCAACTGAACGTGGTGTCAACTTTTCAAAtctcaaaacatttcaaaatcatGACTTAGCCCCTACAAAACTCAATGTCTGTCTTTGGAATGTGCAATCCTTAAGAAACAAGGATGTTTTATTCACTGATTATATATTGGAACATGACATCGATGTCATGCTTGTTACTGAATCATGGCTTAAACCAGATGAACATGTTGTAATTGGACAATGTACTCCACCTGGATACGAGTTTTTACATATTCCGCGTCCAGCAGGGGCTGGATATGGTGGGATCGCGGTTGTGTTCAAAACTCAACTGAACATTTGTCTTAGAAGTAATCAGTTGCAAACAACATACTTTGAGTCTGCCTGCTTAACCGACAGTTCTTGTCAACTGAATCTAGTTGTCATTTACAGACCTCCACCTTCGAGTGTGAATCATTTCAAGATTTCAGATTTTCTCAATGAATTTGACAGCTTTCTGGACGATATTGTATTATTACCCGGTAAACTTCTTCTCGCTGGCGATATGAATGTCCACTGGGATGAGCAACAAAAGCCAGATGTTAGACAGTATATCAACATCATCTCTTCGGCAAATCTTGTGCAGCATATAAACTTGCCAACTCATAGGTCTGGACACATCCTTGACCATGTGTTGACCTACAAGGATGACAATCTTTTCGTGGACTATGAGGTTCATGAGAACATAATCACATGGCATCATTGTGTTAACTTCAAATTGAACCTGAAGAAACCAGCTCCAAAACGTATTACTAAATCATTCCGGAACTACAAGAACATTGATTCTGATCAGTTCTCAACCGCTCTTAGTGACCAATTAAATCCGGTTCCTGAGAGCAATGTAAATGAACTGTTGAACTGGTATTGTTCAGTTTCTAGTGATGTCCTTGAAAAATTTGCTCCAGCGGAGATCCGCACACGTACAGTAAGAAATCATCAGCCCTGGTATGATGATGAAGTTCATGCCACACGACGTGAAAGACATCGTGCTGAACGGAAATGGCGGCATACACGCTCTGAAGATGATCGCGATAAATATGTATCTGCCAATAAAGCTGTTAGTGACTCCATCACAAAAGCAAAGAAATCATATTATGCTGACAAACTTGCTGACGCAAACACCAAAACCGTCTTTCAAGTTGTGAATTAA